From Ramlibacter tataouinensis, the proteins below share one genomic window:
- a CDS encoding BON domain-containing protein, translated as MRTSVLSAWLLAALPAVASAQEAGNLLGDPFVQVTAAMAACPVPRGPYVTADSVRRAAHGRTQMGGSCYRVGRCRLPNAYLYDREIIPRVSLYIREDGRFADTSVWVVGAARMVTLMGCVQSKEQADALQQAVALVDDVLGVANLLMVGTQGPPPYRLVGDTTPDF; from the coding sequence ATGAGGACCTCCGTTCTGTCCGCATGGCTCCTGGCCGCGCTGCCGGCGGTGGCGTCAGCGCAGGAGGCCGGCAACCTGCTCGGTGATCCCTTCGTGCAGGTGACGGCTGCCATGGCCGCATGCCCGGTGCCGCGCGGCCCCTACGTCACCGCAGACAGCGTGCGCCGCGCCGCCCATGGGCGTACGCAGATGGGCGGCAGCTGCTATCGCGTGGGCCGTTGCCGGCTGCCCAATGCCTACCTCTACGACCGCGAGATCATCCCGCGCGTGTCGCTCTACATCCGCGAGGACGGACGCTTCGCGGACACCAGCGTCTGGGTGGTGGGCGCGGCCCGCATGGTGACCTTGATGGGCTGCGTGCAGTCGAAGGAGCAGGCCGACGCACTGCAGCAGGCGGTGGCGCTGGTGGACGACGTCCTGGGCGTGGCGAACCTGCTGATGGTCGGCACCCAGGGGCCGCCGCCCTACCGGCTGGTGGGCGACACCACGCCCGATTTCTGA
- a CDS encoding HPF/RaiA family ribosome-associated protein, translated as MQIQVNTGNGIANKDALERWAAAYLNDTLGRFREELSRIEVQLTDDSRGKKGDDRRCMLEARLNGHAPIAVNHNGESMDDAFRGATVKLIRALERTLGKLDRHEHRARHTIRKDAQEPADTAADSS; from the coding sequence ATGCAAATACAAGTGAATACCGGCAATGGCATTGCGAACAAGGATGCCCTGGAACGTTGGGCCGCCGCCTACCTCAACGACACCTTGGGGCGCTTTCGCGAGGAACTCTCACGCATCGAGGTGCAGCTGACCGACGACAGCCGGGGCAAGAAGGGCGATGACCGCCGCTGCATGCTCGAGGCCAGGCTGAACGGCCATGCGCCGATCGCCGTGAACCACAACGGCGAATCGATGGACGATGCCTTCCGCGGCGCCACGGTCAAGCTCATTCGCGCGCTGGAACGCACGCTGGGCAAGCTCGACCGGCACGAGCATCGCGCCCGTCACACCATCCGCAAGGACGCCCAAGAGCCGGCGGATACGGCCGCCGACTCAAGCTGA
- a CDS encoding succinylglutamate desuccinylase/aspartoacylase domain-containing protein — MSQNPDDIAFELLPRDLESYRAGNTGIDYVHRFESGRPGPHVLVNALTHGNEFCGMVAATHLLDAGVRPQAGTLTVSFANVQAYESFRRDDPFASRMLVHNLNRIWSPQWLEGTEDSPELQRARALRPVVAAADHILDIHSTAQPVQPFWVYPGFERNAAAALAVGVPEVHLVMPQGLNTGTPLIQHGRHGQATHDGVALVVECGQHFQQASAEMAMEVTLRFLAHFGLVDADPAWAAPRPARRFELLATPVIKTEQMRFVRPLIGMETFAEGELIATDGADEIRSLCEGCTIFMPARAPIPGRELVYLTRPL; from the coding sequence ATGAGCCAGAACCCCGACGACATCGCTTTCGAACTGCTGCCGCGCGACCTCGAGTCCTATCGCGCCGGCAATACCGGGATCGATTACGTGCATCGCTTCGAGTCCGGCCGGCCCGGACCGCACGTGCTGGTGAATGCGCTGACCCACGGCAACGAGTTTTGCGGCATGGTCGCCGCCACGCACCTGCTGGATGCGGGCGTGCGGCCCCAGGCGGGCACGCTCACGGTGAGCTTCGCCAACGTCCAGGCCTACGAGTCCTTCCGCCGGGACGACCCCTTCGCCAGCCGCATGCTGGTCCACAACCTCAACCGCATCTGGTCGCCGCAGTGGCTGGAAGGCACGGAAGACAGCCCCGAGCTGCAGCGCGCCCGCGCGCTGCGTCCGGTCGTGGCGGCGGCCGACCACATCCTGGACATCCACTCCACGGCGCAGCCTGTGCAGCCGTTCTGGGTGTACCCGGGTTTCGAACGCAACGCCGCGGCGGCCCTCGCGGTCGGCGTGCCCGAGGTCCATCTGGTGATGCCGCAGGGCCTGAACACCGGCACGCCGCTGATCCAGCACGGCCGGCACGGCCAGGCCACGCACGACGGCGTGGCGCTGGTGGTGGAATGCGGCCAGCATTTCCAGCAGGCCAGCGCCGAGATGGCGATGGAAGTGACCCTGCGCTTCCTCGCCCACTTCGGCCTGGTCGATGCCGATCCGGCCTGGGCCGCGCCGCGCCCCGCGCGGCGTTTCGAACTGCTGGCCACGCCCGTGATCAAGACCGAACAGATGCGCTTCGTCCGGCCGCTGATCGGCATGGAGACCTTCGCCGAAGGCGAGCTGATCGCGACCGACGGCGCCGACGAGATCCGCTCGCTCTGCGAGGGCTGCACCATCTTCATGCCGGCGCGCGCGCCGATCCCCGGGCGCGAACTGGTCTACCTGACCCGGCCCTTGTGA
- a CDS encoding c-type cytochrome, translating to MRAWLVFLLLALAGARAAVAAPAFEDTMAQRTLACTACHGKEGRAAPDGFYPRIAGKPAGYLYNQLLNFRDGRRHYGLMARLLDPLSDAYLLEIAQHFAALDLPYPPPQPAKATPEQLQRGHQLVTKGDAAFKLPACAQCHGERLTGAQPTTPGLLGLPRDYLNAQLGAWRTGQRRAHAPDCMAFVARQLTPDDLTAVAAWLSSQPLPSDTHPAAALPGQLPLECGSAQRPAGRQP from the coding sequence ATGCGCGCCTGGCTCGTGTTCCTGCTGCTGGCCTTGGCCGGCGCTCGCGCGGCCGTGGCCGCGCCCGCGTTCGAGGACACCATGGCCCAGCGCACCCTGGCCTGCACCGCCTGCCACGGCAAGGAAGGCCGCGCGGCCCCGGACGGCTTCTATCCGCGGATCGCGGGCAAGCCCGCGGGCTACCTCTACAACCAGCTGCTCAATTTCCGCGACGGCCGCCGCCACTACGGGTTGATGGCGCGCCTGCTGGATCCGCTGTCGGACGCCTACCTGCTCGAGATCGCACAGCACTTCGCCGCGCTCGACCTGCCCTACCCGCCGCCGCAACCGGCGAAAGCCACGCCGGAGCAATTGCAGCGCGGCCACCAATTGGTCACGAAGGGCGATGCCGCGTTCAAGCTGCCGGCCTGCGCGCAATGCCACGGCGAGCGCCTGACCGGCGCGCAGCCGACCACCCCGGGGCTGCTCGGGCTTCCGCGCGACTACCTCAATGCACAGCTGGGCGCATGGCGCACCGGGCAGCGCCGCGCGCATGCGCCCGACTGCATGGCTTTCGTCGCCAGGCAGCTGACGCCGGACGACCTGACCGCGGTGGCCGCCTGGCTGTCGTCACAGCCGCTGCCGTCCGACACGCACCCCGCGGCCGCACTGCCGGGGCAGTTGCCCCTGGAATGCGGCAGCGCACAGCGGCCCGCCGGGAGGCAGCCATGA
- a CDS encoding NUDIX hydrolase has translation MELNLEALDQPARDSATVVMLRDGAQGLEVFLVKRHGLSDVLGGAYVFPGGKVDATDALAARSLDAAGAELRVALAEPGLADEAVAALYFAALRELFEETGVLLAQGAGAAEAEIAWRMMREGRALDEVLAPMALQLAATRLQPWSRWITPVVGGVVRKRFDARFFLARAPEGQTPRHDEHEATESCWLTPREALRQYWEGEIELAPPQIMSLAHLSRHAGVDSAMAEARARTPPLVEPEPFELQGVRVICYPGDERHSVRARALPGPTRLHWRGGRFEPEGGLADLFADA, from the coding sequence ATGGAACTGAACCTGGAAGCACTGGACCAGCCGGCTCGGGACTCGGCCACCGTCGTGATGCTGCGCGACGGCGCGCAGGGACTCGAGGTGTTCCTGGTCAAGCGGCATGGCCTGTCGGATGTGCTGGGCGGCGCCTATGTGTTCCCCGGGGGCAAGGTCGATGCCACCGACGCGCTGGCCGCCCGCAGCCTCGATGCGGCGGGCGCCGAGCTCAGGGTCGCGCTGGCCGAACCCGGGCTGGCGGACGAGGCGGTGGCAGCCCTGTACTTCGCGGCCCTGCGCGAGCTGTTCGAGGAAACCGGCGTGCTGCTGGCGCAGGGCGCTGGCGCGGCCGAGGCGGAGATCGCCTGGCGCATGATGCGCGAAGGGCGCGCGCTCGACGAGGTGCTGGCGCCCATGGCCCTGCAGCTGGCGGCGACGCGCCTGCAGCCCTGGTCGCGCTGGATCACTCCGGTTGTGGGCGGCGTGGTTCGCAAGCGCTTCGACGCCCGGTTCTTCCTGGCGCGCGCGCCCGAAGGGCAGACGCCCCGTCACGACGAACACGAGGCGACCGAGAGCTGCTGGCTCACCCCGCGCGAGGCACTGCGGCAGTACTGGGAAGGCGAGATCGAACTGGCGCCGCCGCAGATCATGAGCCTGGCGCACCTGTCGCGGCATGCCGGCGTGGACAGCGCGATGGCCGAGGCGCGGGCGCGCACGCCGCCGCTGGTTGAGCCCGAGCCGTTTGAACTGCAGGGCGTGCGGGTCATCTGCTATCCGGGCGATGAGCGGCATTCGGTGCGCGCGCGCGCCCTCCCCGGTCCGACGCGGCTGCACTGGCGCGGCGGGCGCTTCGAGCCGGAAGGCGGGCTGGCGGACCTGTTCGCCGACGCCTGA
- a CDS encoding N5-glutamine methyltransferase family protein, translating to MSEAPSVDWNDGAAPRTARWRSEAGVPPPRHLQPSKDTLSADAAYRLASEGHALVWRSDFHNARHLLQAMARRATRKPRKGGAPPASLTEAFHLHRQAQGQRARILGRLLIPLEGDYSIDLPRAPDVRQACVEAWGPPDGQPSLVALRELLGLVGAHEWRKKGVEIPALGPPPANRIHPHYGVFSPVRGEYLDLVARAPLPSRELAFDIGTGTGVIAAVLARRGVQRVLATDLDPRALACAADNLERLGLSGRVDIVQADLFPPGRAPLVVCNPPWLPGRASAPLERAIYDEDSRMLRGFLAGLAAHLAPGGEGWLVLSDLAELLGLRAPAEVPTLIEAAGLRMVGREGIRPRHPKSADPDDPLHAARAKETTWLWRLAAR from the coding sequence GTGAGCGAGGCTCCGTCGGTCGATTGGAACGATGGCGCCGCGCCGCGCACGGCGCGCTGGCGTTCCGAAGCCGGCGTGCCGCCGCCCAGGCACCTGCAGCCGTCGAAGGACACCCTGAGTGCCGATGCCGCCTACCGGCTGGCCAGCGAAGGCCATGCGCTGGTCTGGCGCAGCGACTTCCACAACGCGCGGCATCTGTTGCAGGCCATGGCCCGGCGCGCCACGCGAAAGCCGCGCAAGGGCGGCGCGCCGCCGGCCTCGCTCACCGAAGCCTTCCATCTGCACCGGCAGGCGCAAGGCCAGCGCGCACGCATCCTGGGGCGGCTGCTGATCCCGCTGGAGGGCGACTATTCGATCGACCTGCCGCGCGCGCCCGATGTCCGCCAGGCCTGCGTTGAGGCCTGGGGACCGCCCGACGGCCAGCCCTCGCTCGTGGCGCTGCGCGAGTTGCTCGGGCTGGTCGGCGCGCATGAGTGGCGCAAGAAGGGCGTGGAGATTCCCGCGCTGGGACCGCCGCCTGCCAACCGCATCCATCCGCACTACGGCGTGTTCTCGCCCGTGCGCGGCGAATACCTGGACCTGGTCGCCCGGGCCCCGCTGCCTTCGCGCGAGCTGGCCTTCGACATCGGCACCGGTACCGGCGTCATCGCTGCGGTGCTCGCGCGGCGCGGCGTGCAGCGCGTGCTGGCCACCGACCTCGATCCGCGGGCGCTGGCCTGCGCGGCCGACAACCTCGAGCGCCTGGGCCTGTCGGGACGGGTGGACATCGTGCAGGCCGACCTGTTTCCGCCGGGGCGCGCCCCGCTCGTGGTGTGCAACCCGCCCTGGCTTCCGGGGCGCGCCAGCGCGCCGCTGGAGCGCGCGATCTACGACGAGGACAGCCGCATGCTGCGCGGCTTCCTGGCCGGCCTGGCGGCGCACCTCGCGCCGGGCGGCGAGGGCTGGCTGGTGCTGTCGGACCTGGCCGAACTACTGGGCCTGCGCGCGCCGGCCGAAGTGCCGACGCTGATCGAAGCGGCGGGCCTGCGCATGGTGGGACGCGAAGGCATTCGCCCGCGCCATCCCAAGTCCGCCGACCCGGACGATCCACTGCATGCGGCGCGCGCCAAAGAGACCACCTGGCTGTGGCGACTCGCCGCGCGATAG
- a CDS encoding DMT family transporter, producing the protein MPSATLLPWAWVPIVLAAALAQTARNAAQRSLVARAGTWGATLARFLYGLPFAALCVALLHALPATQGPVPPFHAGYFGWLMLGAFGQLAATAAMLVAMKQRNFVVGVAWSRTDALQVVLFAGLFLHEVPRWVVIAAIVLATAGVIMLSLPRKAAAAQAGGGGAGAAVLYGLASGAGFALSAVGYRGAALELPGVSPWLVGAWGVLWAQAVQTLALGGGLALRAPQALRAVLQEWRVSSVAGSAGALASLGWFTAFALTSAANVRALGLVEVLFSYLVSRRLMKESLAPAEHAGLVLMVVGLVALCVS; encoded by the coding sequence ATGCCTTCCGCCACGCTGCTGCCCTGGGCCTGGGTGCCGATCGTGCTGGCCGCCGCGCTCGCGCAGACCGCGCGCAACGCCGCGCAGCGCTCGCTGGTGGCGCGCGCAGGCACCTGGGGCGCCACGCTGGCGCGCTTCCTGTACGGCCTGCCGTTCGCGGCCCTGTGCGTCGCGTTGCTGCATGCGCTGCCCGCCACGCAGGGCCCGGTGCCACCGTTCCACGCCGGCTACTTCGGCTGGCTGATGCTGGGCGCCTTCGGACAGTTGGCCGCCACGGCCGCCATGCTGGTGGCCATGAAGCAGCGCAACTTCGTGGTCGGCGTCGCCTGGTCCCGGACCGACGCGCTGCAGGTGGTCCTGTTCGCGGGCCTGTTCCTGCACGAGGTTCCGCGCTGGGTCGTCATCGCAGCCATCGTGCTGGCCACCGCCGGCGTGATCATGCTGTCGCTGCCGCGCAAGGCCGCGGCCGCGCAGGCAGGCGGGGGCGGCGCCGGGGCCGCGGTCCTGTATGGACTGGCGTCGGGTGCCGGCTTCGCGCTCTCGGCCGTGGGCTATCGCGGTGCGGCGCTGGAGCTGCCCGGTGTCTCGCCCTGGCTGGTCGGCGCCTGGGGCGTGCTGTGGGCGCAGGCGGTGCAAACCCTGGCGCTCGGTGGCGGGCTCGCCCTGCGCGCGCCGCAAGCGCTGCGCGCGGTGCTGCAGGAGTGGCGGGTGTCCAGCGTGGCCGGTTCGGCCGGGGCGCTGGCTTCGCTCGGGTGGTTCACCGCCTTTGCGCTGACGTCGGCCGCCAATGTGCGCGCGCTGGGGCTGGTCGAAGTTCTCTTCAGCTATCTCGTCTCACGCCGCCTGATGAAGGAGAGTCTCGCGCCCGCGGAGCATGCGGGACTGGTGCTGATGGTGGTGGGGCTGGTGGCCCTGTGCGTCAGCTAG
- a CDS encoding L,D-transpeptidase produces MACLGKVLVAGWLAAACAIAAPAHERPTQEQRDRAAEPSRDALELARRVTDTGEHESRPFAVVDKRQASIHVFDRLGRLRGASPVLLGQARGDEITQGVGERAQSGKVPLVERTTPAGRFVSKPGRNLSGEHVIWIHYDSAFAIHRVRPGRSRDTHLALLAASSPEERRVSLGCVVVPVPFYEQVVQRWLGQGRAVVYVMPESAALPEADTDAAFKDQ; encoded by the coding sequence ATGGCCTGTCTGGGCAAGGTACTGGTCGCCGGCTGGCTGGCCGCGGCCTGCGCCATCGCCGCGCCCGCGCACGAGAGACCAACGCAAGAACAGCGGGATCGTGCCGCGGAGCCTTCGCGCGATGCGCTCGAACTTGCCCGCCGGGTCACGGACACGGGCGAACACGAGTCGCGGCCTTTTGCCGTGGTCGACAAGCGTCAGGCGTCGATCCATGTGTTCGACAGGCTGGGACGGCTGCGAGGCGCCTCGCCGGTTCTTCTCGGCCAGGCCCGCGGCGATGAGATCACCCAGGGCGTGGGCGAACGTGCGCAATCGGGGAAGGTGCCCCTGGTCGAACGCACGACGCCCGCGGGCCGCTTCGTATCGAAGCCGGGTCGCAATCTGTCCGGCGAGCATGTGATCTGGATCCACTACGACAGCGCCTTCGCCATTCATCGCGTGCGGCCGGGACGCAGCCGCGACACCCACCTGGCGCTGCTGGCAGCGTCCAGTCCCGAAGAGCGGCGCGTCTCGCTCGGGTGCGTGGTGGTGCCGGTGCCCTTCTACGAGCAGGTGGTGCAGCGATGGCTCGGCCAAGGCCGAGCCGTCGTCTATGTGATGCCTGAAAGCGCGGCCCTGCCGGAAGCCGACACCGACGCCGCGTTCAAGGACCAGTGA
- a CDS encoding DUF808 domain-containing protein gives MATSLLALLDDIATILDDVAVLSKMAVKKTSGVLGDDLALNAQQVAGIRADREIPVVWAVAKGSFVNKAILVPGALAISALAPWAVTPLLMLGGAFLCYEGFEKLAHRLMHRPGEDEEEHRELMRALTDPQADLRAIEKDKIKGAIRTDFVLSAEIIVITLGIVAARDFLTQVGVLVGIAVLMTVGVYGLVAAIVRLDDLGLYLSRGSAQLAQALGRGILAAAPWLMKTLAVVGTAAMFLVGGGILVHGIPPVHHAIQHLTQDLPAVVDVLSRALLDGLFGVAAGAVVLGAVALFRRAARRRATA, from the coding sequence GTGGCCACCAGCCTGCTCGCACTGCTCGACGACATCGCCACGATCCTGGACGACGTGGCGGTGCTGTCCAAGATGGCGGTCAAGAAGACCAGCGGTGTGCTCGGCGACGACCTCGCGCTGAACGCGCAGCAGGTGGCGGGCATCCGGGCCGACCGGGAGATCCCCGTCGTCTGGGCGGTGGCGAAGGGCTCGTTCGTGAACAAGGCGATCCTGGTGCCGGGCGCGCTCGCAATCAGCGCGCTCGCCCCCTGGGCGGTGACGCCGCTGCTGATGCTCGGCGGCGCCTTCCTGTGCTATGAGGGCTTCGAGAAACTCGCCCACCGCCTGATGCACCGGCCCGGCGAGGACGAAGAGGAACATCGCGAGCTGATGCGCGCGCTGACCGACCCGCAGGCAGACTTGCGGGCGATCGAAAAGGACAAGATCAAGGGCGCGATCCGGACGGACTTCGTGCTCTCGGCCGAGATCATCGTCATCACGCTGGGCATCGTGGCGGCCCGCGATTTCCTGACGCAGGTCGGGGTGTTGGTGGGCATCGCGGTGCTGATGACGGTGGGGGTGTACGGCCTCGTCGCGGCCATCGTCAGGCTCGACGATCTCGGCCTGTACCTGAGCCGGGGCAGCGCGCAGTTGGCCCAGGCCCTGGGGCGCGGAATCCTGGCCGCGGCGCCCTGGCTCATGAAGACGCTGGCCGTGGTGGGCACCGCCGCCATGTTCCTGGTGGGCGGCGGCATCCTGGTGCATGGCATCCCACCGGTGCATCACGCCATCCAGCATCTCACGCAGGACTTGCCCGCCGTGGTCGACGTGCTGTCGAGGGCGCTGCTCGATGGCCTGTTCGGCGTGGCGGCCGGGGCGGTGGTGCTCGGCGCCGTCGCGCTGTTTCGCCGCGCGGCGCGTCGCCGCGCCACGGCGTGA
- a CDS encoding GNAT family N-acetyltransferase: MYQIRPAQESDDNAIAGVHAQASHAAYQGVTGGGQPLSMDKRVAFWRDAIEYGEPLIHVALADGRVVGFVGYDRSRDPKSKPTTGEIWALYVDPSHWARGAGLALWDAAREGLAEEGCTEVTLWIPLCNDRALRFAEHAGFKREPASAKTALVGGVKLEEIRLRRKLD, encoded by the coding sequence ATGTACCAGATACGGCCCGCTCAGGAGAGCGATGACAACGCCATTGCCGGCGTGCATGCGCAGGCATCGCACGCCGCTTACCAGGGCGTCACCGGCGGCGGGCAACCGCTGTCCATGGACAAGCGCGTCGCGTTCTGGCGCGACGCCATCGAATACGGCGAGCCGCTGATCCACGTGGCCCTCGCCGATGGGCGCGTGGTCGGCTTCGTCGGCTACGACCGCTCGCGCGACCCCAAGTCGAAGCCCACCACCGGCGAGATCTGGGCGCTGTACGTGGATCCTTCGCACTGGGCGCGCGGCGCCGGGCTGGCGCTGTGGGATGCCGCGCGCGAAGGCCTGGCGGAAGAAGGCTGCACGGAAGTGACGCTGTGGATTCCGCTGTGCAACGATCGCGCGCTGCGCTTTGCCGAGCACGCCGGATTCAAGCGGGAGCCCGCCAGCGCCAAGACCGCGCTGGTCGGCGGGGTCAAGCTCGAGGAAATCCGGCTGCGGCGGAAACTGGACTAG
- the gshA gene encoding glutamate--cysteine ligase codes for MNNLQARLHALTPDRLKGIRRGIEKESLRAMPDGALAMTPHPKALGSALTHPNITTDYSESQLELITGVHATPETCLEELMQVHQFTYRALGDEMMWVSSMPCVLPADENIPIGSYGPSNVGRAKSVYRMGLAHRYGRRMQTISGIHYNWSLPGVGSEEYFALIRNFRRHAFLLLYLFGASPAVCSSFVAGRQHMLESLSAGTMYMPYGTSLRMGRLGYQSEAQASLAVSYNGLEGYAASLHEALTRPYPAYESIGIVNPGGEYNQLATTLLQIENEFYGTIRPKRVIRAGERPLHALRERGVEYVEVRLLDLNPFVPVGITLQNVRFLDIFLLHCLLADSPPDTPAEIAALGSNQHKTAAYGREPGLMLERDGEEVELVNWGAELLREFEPIAAMLDAAVGTSDYGDALRAAKGQLEEPHLLPSARVLDVMQRDYASSFVAFSRAQSQQTKAKLLALPFPASLDAKFAALSAESVREQRAIEAADALPFEAWRQQYTSAERLGLNKAAIAPALASV; via the coding sequence ATGAACAACCTGCAGGCGCGCCTTCACGCCCTCACGCCGGATCGGCTGAAGGGTATCCGCCGCGGCATCGAAAAGGAAAGCCTGCGCGCCATGCCGGACGGGGCGCTGGCCATGACGCCGCACCCGAAGGCGCTGGGCTCGGCCCTGACCCACCCCAACATCACCACCGACTACAGCGAATCCCAGCTCGAACTGATCACCGGGGTCCATGCCACGCCCGAGACCTGCCTGGAGGAGCTGATGCAGGTGCATCAGTTCACCTACCGCGCACTGGGCGACGAGATGATGTGGGTCTCCAGCATGCCCTGCGTGCTGCCCGCCGACGAGAACATCCCGATCGGCAGCTACGGCCCCTCGAACGTGGGCCGCGCCAAGAGCGTCTACCGCATGGGCCTGGCGCACCGCTATGGCCGGCGCATGCAGACCATCTCGGGCATCCACTACAACTGGTCGCTGCCGGGCGTGGGCAGCGAAGAGTATTTCGCGCTGATCCGCAATTTCCGGCGGCACGCCTTCCTGCTGCTGTACCTGTTCGGCGCGTCGCCGGCGGTGTGTTCCAGCTTCGTCGCGGGGCGCCAGCACATGCTGGAGTCGCTGTCCGCCGGCACCATGTACATGCCCTACGGCACCTCGCTGCGCATGGGGCGCCTGGGCTACCAGAGCGAGGCGCAGGCCAGCCTGGCCGTCAGCTACAACGGCCTCGAAGGCTATGCCGCCTCCTTGCACGAGGCCCTGACCCGGCCTTACCCGGCCTACGAATCGATCGGCATCGTGAACCCGGGCGGCGAGTACAACCAGCTCGCCACCACGCTGCTGCAGATCGAGAACGAGTTCTACGGCACCATCCGCCCCAAGCGCGTGATCCGCGCCGGCGAGCGTCCGCTGCACGCCCTGCGCGAGCGCGGCGTCGAGTACGTCGAGGTGCGTCTGCTCGACCTCAACCCCTTCGTGCCAGTCGGCATCACGCTGCAGAACGTGCGCTTTCTCGACATCTTCCTGCTGCATTGCCTGCTGGCCGACAGTCCGCCGGACACGCCGGCCGAAATCGCCGCGCTGGGCAGCAACCAGCACAAGACCGCTGCCTACGGCCGCGAGCCCGGCCTGATGCTCGAGCGCGATGGCGAAGAGGTCGAGCTCGTGAACTGGGGCGCGGAACTGCTGCGCGAGTTCGAGCCGATCGCTGCCATGCTGGATGCCGCCGTCGGCACCAGCGACTACGGCGATGCGCTGCGCGCGGCGAAGGGCCAGCTCGAAGAGCCGCACCTGCTGCCCTCGGCCCGCGTGCTGGACGTGATGCAACGGGACTACGCCAGTTCCTTCGTCGCGTTTTCGCGCGCCCAGTCGCAACAGACCAAGGCCAAGCTCCTCGCGCTGCCGTTCCCGGCCTCGCTGGATGCGAAGTTCGCGGCACTGTCGGCGGAATCGGTGCGCGAGCAGCGCGCGATCGAGGCCGCGGACGCACTCCCGTTCGAAGCCTGGCGCCAGCAGTACACCTCGGCCGAGCGCCTGGGCCTGAACAAGGCAGCCATCGCGCCGGCACTGGCCTCGGTCTGA
- a CDS encoding SRPBCC family protein has product MAVTVHIDLGYEFEVKAKAADVFELLADVPASVSHFPKVQQLTDLGDGVYKWEMEKVGTAQVGIQTVYASKYKSDKAKGTVSWTPVKGVGNALVGGHWKIKDNKKSTHLELKIDGDITLPFPALMSMVVKPVVEGEFEKLVDKYIANLVKQFGGEV; this is encoded by the coding sequence ATGGCCGTGACCGTCCATATCGACCTGGGCTACGAATTCGAGGTGAAGGCCAAGGCGGCCGACGTGTTCGAGCTGCTGGCCGACGTCCCGGCCTCGGTCTCGCATTTTCCCAAGGTCCAGCAACTCACCGACCTGGGCGACGGCGTCTACAAGTGGGAAATGGAAAAGGTCGGCACGGCCCAGGTCGGCATCCAGACCGTCTACGCCAGCAAGTACAAGAGCGACAAAGCCAAGGGCACGGTGAGCTGGACGCCGGTCAAGGGCGTGGGCAACGCCCTGGTCGGCGGCCACTGGAAGATCAAGGACAACAAGAAGTCCACCCACCTCGAACTGAAGATCGACGGCGACATCACCCTGCCCTTCCCAGCGCTCATGTCCATGGTGGTGAAGCCGGTGGTCGAGGGCGAGTTCGAGAAGCTGGTGGACAAGTACATCGCCAATCTGGTCAAGCAGTTCGGCGGCGAGGTCTGA
- a CDS encoding alpha/beta hydrolase, translating into MAVLETIDIETAPQPATSIIVMHGLGADGTDFVPLAQELRLEAAGAVRFVFPHAPVMPVTINGGFRMRAWYDVLGPDLRQRQDETGLRRSLAQVEEIIEREKARGTPAGRIVLGGFSQGCALSLLTGLRHRERLAGIVGLSGYLPLAHTTAAERSDANALTPIFMAHGRHDDVVPMSAGEASRDALRALGHDVEWHDYPMPHSVCMEEIQDLNAWLLKVLA; encoded by the coding sequence ATGGCAGTGCTAGAAACGATCGACATCGAAACCGCGCCGCAGCCGGCGACCAGCATCATCGTGATGCACGGCCTGGGCGCCGACGGCACCGACTTCGTGCCCCTGGCGCAGGAGCTGCGGCTCGAGGCGGCCGGCGCGGTGCGCTTCGTCTTCCCGCACGCCCCGGTGATGCCGGTCACCATCAACGGCGGCTTTCGCATGCGCGCCTGGTACGACGTGCTGGGCCCGGACCTGCGCCAGCGCCAGGACGAGACCGGCCTGCGCCGTTCGCTCGCGCAGGTGGAGGAAATCATCGAGCGCGAAAAGGCGCGCGGCACGCCGGCCGGGCGCATCGTCCTCGGCGGCTTCTCGCAGGGTTGCGCGCTCTCGCTGCTGACCGGCCTGCGGCATCGCGAGCGGCTGGCCGGGATCGTCGGCCTCTCCGGCTACCTGCCGCTGGCGCACACCACCGCCGCGGAACGCAGCGACGCCAACGCGCTCACCCCGATCTTCATGGCCCACGGCCGGCACGATGATGTGGTGCCGATGTCCGCCGGCGAGGCCTCGCGCGATGCGCTGCGCGCGCTCGGTCACGACGTGGAGTGGCATGACTACCCGATGCCTCATTCCGTGTGCATGGAGGAGATCCAGGACCTGAACGCCTGGCTGCTCAAGGTGCTGGCATAG